One window of the Trifolium pratense cultivar HEN17-A07 linkage group LG2, ARS_RC_1.1, whole genome shotgun sequence genome contains the following:
- the LOC123904960 gene encoding uncharacterized protein LOC123904960 gives MDPSKFHFDIAAYKQRREIDDAYILNRFRERRKKILEDKAPRTRKYLNRDHAAANQRLIDDYFADEPTYDDAMFRRRYRMQKHVFLRIVGDLSSSDNYLTQRVDAANKEGISPLAKCTTTMHMLAYGMAADAVDEYIKIGSTTSLECSRRLCKGIIRLEWDVIEEDLYRTNYYVACVCITF, from the coding sequence atggatccatcaaaatttcattttgatATCGCAGCCTACAAACAAAGACGTGAAATTGATGACGCTTATATACTCAATCGATTTAGAGAGCGTCGAAAGAAAATATTGGAAGATAAAGCACCTCGTACTAGAAAATATCTCAATAGAGATCATGCAGCGGCAAACCAAAGACTAATTGACGACTACTTTGCCGATGAACCTACATATGACGATGCAATGTTTCGTCGTCGCTACCGGATGCAAAAACATGTTTTCCTTCGAATTGTTGGGGACCTTTCAAGTAGTGATAACTACTTAACCCAGCGAGTTGATGCAGCCAATAAAGAAGGTATATCACCTTTAGCAAAATGTACCACAACAATGCATATGTTAGCATATGGTATGGCAGCAGATGCGGTCGATGAGTACATCAAAATAGGAAGTACTACATCATTGGAGTGCTCACGTAGATTATGTAAAGGAATCATACGATTGGAATGGGACGTGATTGAAGAagatttgtatcgtactaattattACGTTGCTTGTGTGTGTAtcacattttaa